Genomic segment of Hydractinia symbiolongicarpus strain clone_291-10 chromosome 5, HSymV2.1, whole genome shotgun sequence:
TTATCATTGACGTCGTCATTTTACTGACTGGCAATCTTGGTAAAAATTATCCAATAAATTTCTAGTAACACCAAATTGTATTGATTGTGACGGTAATTATTGAAAATAGACCACAAAAGGTATTCTGTCTTGTTGTCCTTTTTTCCTATATTTCATGTCTTTAAATTCTGGGTGTTTCTattgtattaaaatttttataatggcACGATTTTGTTCTTAGTTTAAAATGGGTCTGAGTGAttgttgtttattaaaaaaaatttgaatattttaaagtttataagcaTTACTGGCGATTCGATTTATTAGGTTTGTGGTTAACAAGGAAATAAGTATAAATTTCAATGTATTGGTTTGAGGCCGATACTGGCTTAAACTGTTATCTTAAGATACTATTTCCAGATATAACACAGTCCTAAAGAAATCAAGAAAGTGCAATCTGTAATTTTAAGAACGACTGTTAAAACATTGTTGGTGTCAACGAAACCGGTTTTCAAAGATTTacatcatttttaaaacttgGTTTACACTTGTGGCATGAGCAACATACGCATACGTCGTACGTAAGTACGTGAAATGAGAAGCATAGACATAATGCATTCCTACTTATGgtataaacataaaatttagCAAAAGATAGTGAGAGAGCTTTTGCTGCCTATGTTATCATGGCcacaaattaaattaattaataaccATTTttaagtcttcaaacttgtctTTTCTTGATCAGCCACATATTGCAAATCTAAGATAAGCTGTAAGACCTCTgcattgcaaaaaaaatatctttgtcTTCTTTTTGCGTGTTACATCTGTATTAAGGCGCTATTCGCATAAATTGTCATAATAAACTTGTCATCATCCAGTGAAAAAATTGCACCTACACATTTTGGTTTACACACAGAAAGTGGgttttataatatagatataaaaacataaattataCTATTTGCGCGTTGAATGTAAAAATGTGAAACTCATAGATAGAGGTCGGTTTTTATGGAAGTTTTATACTTAATCCTattaatttctatttttttaattcgcaCTTATTGCACCAATAATTGTTCGTTAATTTGTTCCATTTTAAGAAAGTTAAAACAACACTGTATATATCAATTTCTATTAAAGCAAAAATTATGTAAGAATTCATACCGAAAGTTTTAGGTAATCGTTATCCTTAGTCATGTCTATCACAATGTACCATCCTGCATTAAATATGGTTAAGTTAGGCACTGGGATGGATACAGAAGCATCAAAATCTCCTTTAAATGTCACCCCAGCCACTTTCATCTCCAAAGCAATGGTGGGCTTATCTTTACATGGTTCTACTTCTACTTTCAAACTTACATCCTTTCCAGAAATTTCATCAGAGCATTGAATAGTCAAACCACCTTCACTTGTGGTGCAAGATGCTGAAACATGTAGCATAAAAACAGTCATATTTGTTAGAATATCCTGGAAAATGTTATGTTCAATAGAACACGAACATAATTCCCTTTATTCAAGAACTATGAAAAAAACATATCTTTAAAAAGCAAATTAACAAGAAGGTAATTTTGTGCAGGCTAAAAAAAATCACAGGCTAAAAAAATCATCTACCTGCAATTTCACGTACAATAACAGCAAGaagaaaaaaggagaaaaaacgtTCCCTTAAATTACCAGACATTTTTTAAAGCTTAAATCCATTTCAGAGGCGTCGGAATATAATCATCATAATATTTTTCTAaggtttcttaaattattaaaaagaagttattcattataaaaaaaaaaatattaaataaaacatgACAACAATAATATTAACAATGTAAAATTTATGTTCATAAAACATAGATTAGTTCTAAGAAATCAATTATCAAATACCTTATTCCAGCTATCATTGTCATGTAGCTATTTTCGTCGAACCTCATTCCAAGGACATGGAAAATAGAACATGATATGTGAAATAGCATTAGTGTTAATTTGTTAAAATGAATTAAAGGAAACCAACCGTGACACACTCATCATGCACTCAACATTAACTTTTGAGCTAACTAAATATCTAAAAAACACAGCCATTATATTCTCATTTATATTACTCTTTGAGTAAATAACGCGTGTGAATTTGAATATTTCGTATATTATCTCCAGGTCACAATTTTGGTCAAAGGAGATAGTAAAAACAAGAACCCAGTCAAATGAATTACATATATTGGCAAAAAAGGTCAAGGCTAGAATACATGTCCTTTGAAATGCTGCTTCCTCATTCAATACTTACATGACAGGAACATTCAAATTTACGCGATTTAAAACAGTTTAACCCCCTTAGGCTAGACTTTTGGTGGCTTCTGGTAAAGTGGGCTAAGGAAGGGGGAAGGGGGTTGCTCACAGATTGAAACAGACGGACATTCAGTCTACACACGGGCgaactttatttacgttttagcaaggttttaaaaaaaattaaataaatatagcATATTATATTGACATGTTACTGCATCTTTTTTCAAAATAGACACCCTAGGCTAACCTTGTTATTAGGGTAGGTAAAAAATGTACTTTTTCAGAGAAAGAAGGCTCCAACTTCCTGCACTTAGTATCAACCATACATTATTCGGTAATAAACAGATTCCTCTTTGAAATGGAAAACTTATTATTAATGCTAAACCTTGAATGAatgaaaaataagtttaaaatggTCAATCAATGCATCTATAACAAATTAAAATGACATTCGTGTATCTACCATTTTCAGTTAAGCAGGATTGTGATCGTTTGGTTTTGAGAGACAATTTCGACCTTGACTCAACTTTTAACATAAAGTAGTAACTTTTAACATCTTTCATGTCAAACAACTACACGAAAAATGATGGGAATATGACGAGATCCAGCGATGCTTAAATATTAAAGATCAAAATACACCAAAAAGCATTCTGAGCAAAAAATTTGGAAGGATTTGTATATTACGAAAAATTTGGTCACATTTTGTctttacaaaaagaaacaaggaGCCTCAAGGCTTGAAGTTTTCCGCCTTGTCAAGAGAAACTTTCCACAGAGCAAAACGTATAATGGTCGACCCAAGGCTGAGatttccaatttaaaaacaggataaatgATTGAATAATTGCGCAAAACTATGTGACTTAACCGCTTTTTGAGGCTTTTTGACTATTCCATTTCTTGAGTAGTTTTAGTTGTAAGAACAATGATTTGAGTCTGGGATTCATGTCAAGGTTCATGTTcttataacattgttcttatataaaaaaggggTTAAAGTAACCTGGTCTGAAAAGTATTAAATATGGGCGACAAATAACGCAATTTAGATATACTTCAATTTAATTACAcctgaataaataacaaaaatatgcaGATTTACACACAgttataaaaagtataaaaacttgggATCTACCTAGAAAGTTCTAAAAATTTTCATGATACAAATTCTGTAAAATCATAGAAGAACCATAGACGTCTAGTTTCCCTTAAAAATAATGTGAAGTAAATACTATTAACCAAAATAAGActataataaattatataaatatatattagttttagtgattcatttttcacaaattaatGTTTGCAGTATACTCtgtcaacatttttttggaaatgctGATAATGGCTGTGTTAGATTATGGCTgacctaaaaaagaaagaaaaatactaaaaaaacatatatgaaGAACTCAAAATAATCTTAGCACATTATTGTGATATTGTTCTGTGCCCTATATATTTAAAGATGACAGGTATAAAtgcaagataaaataaaatatttcactattttatgaagttttgataaaaaaatcaggtgaTACTGTGAAACGCCAAGTATTTGTGATGTCTGTCTTTCCAAAAAGAATACCTGCGTGTTCAAAGACAAATTTTGgaagttttataaatatttaatttttttgaaagttcaGAAACGTGCCTAAAAGCATCCCTAAAATGTTATATTCAACAGTGACCAAGAATACCATATTTACTCTAGtctattattacttcaccactggaTTAGTGTTTTAACCTACAAATAAGGTGGGTTTAGCAGGAATCCTATATTGCAGGATATATAGGCCGGatatgttgaattatttttgggtaaaaaacCTGAGTGTAGTATTATTTTTGTGCAATGTGCAATATTAATTTTTGGGTGCCTAAAGTTCAATTATTTCAGCAGAGGCAAAATCAGTATTTTGTCTAACATAGTATTCAGAAGTTAGGGCATTTACAAATGAGCAACATAGAACCCAATAACTTTGATCCTAAAGAAATCAAAgtatgaagaaataaaaaaaattttaattgttgCGGCTAGCTGAAATGGAAAATTTTGCGGAATAATTTTTCAGAACCGATGTTTGACTGGTTTCTAAAATTTCTGTGGAACATTTTTACAGATTTGGCCCaaagttctgcaaaaaaaagttccacaaaaatttcttccacaGATAGTGTAtgctaattttgaaaatattttttacaatccaTGGCAAAAAAAGGCAGGATTACTTGAAAAACAGGGAAACTGGATAATAGAGTAAATATGTACAGTATACTTGATGCTTTTTTAAAGCTACATTCACATGTTTTTGTGCACGTCAGGGAGAATTTTTATTCATAACCTCATTTATGTAAGTTACGACACAATTACATACAACTTAAGCTCGTATGTCAGGTTTTTTATGGAGCAAATTGTTTTGCTTGTTACACAATGTAACACAATGTAGTCCATAGgccaaaatatataagaaaaaatgttcgatttaggattcaaatttataaaaatgttttttgaatatttgtgTACAAAACAAAATAGCAATTAATAAAGGACTTGTTATCTTAGTACAAAAGTATACAGCCCTTTTCATAAAGTTCATAAagaatattatcagaaaaattcaCTGTAGATTTGCCTGTCAAAGTTTGTAATTCTGATCTGCTACTGATGCTGCATTTTAACGATAGTCGTGTTAAATATAAGACAACACTTATTTTGCGTTTTTTATGTGAAACTTTATATGCAATACagtctgtagctagctagctacatgacaTGCAAATGTAGCTTAAATCGGTCAAACTTTCCTGAAAACTACTGCACCTTTTAGGCTATTAATCATCAGTTTTGGTTCCCAAACTGTTAAGTCAGGTAATGGGTTTGATCCCTAACTACGTATAAGGAAGGTCATTTTATAGTTGGACAGAAATGCTAGGGAAATGCGTAGCTTAAATAAGAGCTTTATGCACTCTGAAGAATCGCAAATGTAAATCACTTTAACATAGCTAAGTAACAAACTAGCTAGAACATACAGCATTTTTTACCTGAGAAGTCTCATCGACCAAACATCCTGTTTTGCAAAACATTGATTTGGAGTTTCAAACATATCAAGAGGAACGGTAACCGATTGTTTTGGGCAAGAAACTTTGGCCTGTGGGACCTGAAACTCGAAGAACTTCGAGACAAAGCATCACAGGAAGCCACGATATCAGGTTCTGACAATCTGAGACCCTATTggctaaaaaatcaaataacgcATTTCTATTGgcttttaagaaattaaacaactttcaggCCCAGGGTAAAATACTTTAATCTGGACACCGCGCGTTCAGGCTATAGGTGGTCcctatctctctatcttccaaggcgattttaaagattccgccttacgCGGCGGAAATCAATTATATTTATCAAATAGTTAACAGTGAACTCAGAACAACATTCTAATATCAAACTGTAACAGGAAGGAAAATATACGAAAATATACGGAAATAGTGCTTTGTTTCGTGTTCTTGGATTGATCACAAAGTTGACTTACATTCTAAACAACCATGTTACTGGAGAAACATTGAATAGCTGGCTTAAAGGTAATTCATTTACATATCCTCCTTCTCATAATGTAAATGTATGTTCAACTAGGAATCTTGATAAAGCAAAGGAGGACTATTTTGCTGCATTCAATTTAAATGATACTACAGAAGAAATATTCACTAGCACAAAATTAACcccatctcatcaaaaaagtGTTTTTCAAGTTATATCCACAGCACAGTTGAATCTACACAAACCAGAAACTCAATTggttagtttatttttttatggtgACCCTAACCCTAACGAAATTTTGAGTCATTTTTTCAACTGTCTTAAAAGCGCTGTACATCGCTCTACATCTTTGTCAAGTGGAGACTGTCACTGTGTACGCAGACCTTACAAGGTTTTTGAACCCAACGCTGTTTGAACCTGTCAGACCACACATTTGTGAAGGACAATGCATTTCAACTTATTAAGTTACTTAAAGGAATGGTTCACTAGAAAATTCAACTCAttaaaaatgtgatattttGAAAGAGCATATCAGATTTAGTCATGcgtgtatatttttttatgaaattcttATTATTCATCAAGTTACTtccctttaaaaatgtttcgtaGTGAAAGTAGATTCGTAGTAGTTTTGTTTGTGTATGTGTGGAACTATCAAAGTTCTTTCTAAAATATCTACATTCTTTTCAAAATTGTGCTACTGTGAACTGTGGAAATTcatcttttaaaaaagaaaaaagtacagTGAGCTTCTTTCGATTACACAAGAATAAGGAGGTTAGAAAGAATAGCTGATATACTTGAAAAGGGAAAACCTCCCCAAAGATGTACAAGTGTGTCATACACATTTTAAGGAACACTGTTCAAACGTGATCTGGaagtaattttaaattattatttttcttcctGTTCTGCACTGAGGCTAATTATTCAAATCATTCATATTTATCTGTTTgtacaaattatttcttttttttttacatcgaACTTCTAAACAAACAACTTCGTAGAATAACATTGTTTCCACACAACAAAGAGAAGCAACCATTAAAACGCCGGCCAAGTGTTACCCGCGATGCATATTCAACCAAAAAAAGGTAAAACCAGAATCTGACACATTCAAAGCACTACAAGATATCATTCTTAACGCAAGGACTTTAAATTGTCTCAAACATTTGACAAAGTTTTCCCATACTGGGAGTTTGGAAATATATCATGCATTGCATAATAAATGGATCCGAAGAGCCAGCATTTTTCTTATTTGGGAATGATTACAAGAAGTCAGTTAGCAGCTCGTGATTTTAATTCCGGTAATGATTTGAAACaggcaaaaacaaacaaaggcctatcaaagaaaaaaagtctGATGACTATTTACATCTGATGATCAATAGAACTATTGATTTAGTCCGAGACAAGGAATCTTTGGAATTACCGAGCTTGCCGAAAAAAATTCCAAAGAATATAGCCCCAATCCCAAAACTAGACAAGATAAAAGTTATTGCGAATCAAAGAACAAGATTTTGTTAGCTTATtcgatcttttttttttttgcttttactcTGTACATAGATTATTATGTTATATATTGTTAGTCTCATTCTCCTTCGCTAAACAAAGTATATTGTCCATCAAACTCTGAATATTGCTTTCTTATTGTCCATATAAAACAGGATGGTATAACCCGTCCATTTCCATTTTGCAATGGGTCACCTCTAGTTTCATGAAGCGcgactaaaacattttttaacactgACTTTTCAAGACAAAGAACTTTAAACTCACTAGAACGAGTAATACAAAGATTGTCTTCAAATTTGTTCTCGCTAAACAATCAATTTCCCTTATTTCGTGCTTACACTGACCACCATTCCTTGTGTCCAGCTCTCAATTGTGGCTCCCCTCCATCATCGTTTTCGTCACTCATGTCACTTTCATCGACTTCTTCTTAGCTGCTGGATGGTTCGCCCTCTTTTTCCGGTTCGTACAAATAAGGGTGAAGGTTTCCCATAAGTTCTGCAACATCAACTTCTTCTGGACGGTTTTCTTGTTCTTCACAGTATGTTCCGTTTTCTTCATCATATGATTCTGTTTTATCATCAATGTACGATTCGATATCGtaaacaattaaaattaaaattaaaaaaaagatatatatttttttagtgaaCCGTCCCTTTAAGACCAATTTAGTGAAGGCACACGAATTTAGGACTGCGAAATTCGTTCCTCCTTTTACATTGAAACTTACTAACTTGATGAgactaaataaaaaagaataattttcaaATGCAGTTGCTTAAAGGTGTACCTATTACGCATGCGTACAATAGACAAAGTAATAACTGGTTAGATAgcccaataataataataattttttatttgctgtCAAATTTTAAACAGAAAGTCGAAAATTCGCTCTACAACTTAAGTAACTGAATTTTAATCAGGTAGTGGTATATTAcagaaatttcaaaattctgATCATAAAAAGTGCTGAGATAAGCAAATATTTGTTGCTactattttgtttctttcatgacgtactataagtgtgccaactTTGATTTAATTTGTAGCAGCCTGTCCTAAGTTGTGGAGAGAGGGCAGAATTCACCCTCCCTCCCCCTCAAAACTGTGAATTCATTTGTGATTGGATAAGAGTCAAGTTTGGATTATTCAAATAACGTTGCAGTTTCTGAAGGTTGGTTCATTTTAAACCGTGGTatgtgtaaaaaaatatgttgtgaaaAGACCTATGTATACCCATCTTGTTTTATTAGTAATTTTAATTGCGGAGGAAGAATTAATAAATCGGGGAAATAATGATAAAATTATCAAACGGAAACCAATTAGTTAATATTTCCTGTCTATTTAAACAGTATTAGCTTATCTTTGTTGTGTACACATAAAGCATAGCTACAAGAGATTGTGTATATTGTAACATCTCACGTAATAGGGACAAATCACAGACAGCATAAAACAAAACTACATAAAAACTCAAGTAATAGATATCTGCAACGTCCACAAAatatattaagaaaaattatggTTAACTTTGAagtttgaaaacaatttttccaTAAATCAAAGAAACTTTTTCGTTCTCTCTCTTTCCTGGTCATCCTCGCTGCAAACAACATCGATGGTATAATATAACTGGGCGAAATCATAATTGTTAACATCGATGAAGTTTGTCGCCGTTTATTTTGTAGAAATCTGCAGATTTTAACCAGTGATATTGTACTCAGCCAAATGTAATAACCCATCTTATCGAATCATCAATCAGGGGACGATGCTATATATCTCGGAGAAAAGTGGTGACAAAAATTAGAATTAAAGATAATTATGTGTTCTTGATTTCATGCACAAAAACTAGTTTATAAACATCAATCACTAAGTTTTATCTGTTTCGTCAATTTATGAATTTTACTTTCTCTGGAAACAAAAGCAGTTGATTACGAAAACAGCCTCCAAATGAAACTATGCTCGAAAATTATCGAATTTTAACAGACtagaatttttttacttcaTGATTCGTTTCAACTTGCCTTACTTACAAAGTTGAGGTTTGGAGGTAAAAATaaccacattatttttttaaattgtctttcatACAATGCTGGACAGATAATGTATCACAAGTGACAATATTTCTGAACAAACACGTATATAGttgttttaacaaatttatttataaacatAATGCTTGACACAAGAGCCTCATTATTTTTGCAAGGGTTTTCTTTTCACCTACAATATTGGACATTTTTTCCTAATTATTTAAATATCGACAAAAGTGTTAAACAAATGCAAATGGCAGACTGCAGAGtcactacttttgcacacacgtaAGCCTGGCACACAGcgttgaaaagttgctagtTACATTCTCTAGCACGACCGCTCACTTTGATGTGGTGGGATGAATTTCGGCTCAATGTATTAGCAAAATATGAAACTTTAacgataaaaaattttaaaccgtTTCAAAAAATGTTCACATAACTAGCTCATTAATATGAAACATGGTTTTAAGGAAAATGCATCAGCGAAGATCTATCACTTGTAAAAATGAAATATCACACGTTCCTCCACTCACAAGAAGGTTTTAAAAGAAGAATGTAGCCAGCTTGTCTTtgataatttgatttttttctctttttctaatTTCTTGTGAGTGCAAAAACGATACTAAAGATGGATTTCCATTTAAGAACAAAATTGATCGGATATGAAAATTATTGATTTGTGGAATCTAAATGGTTTTTCCTTTCGTTTTGTTCTTTATTGGAATTCCATATTATAACCTCTTTTTATCCATTAATTAGCATCTCATTAGACAATACAATGCATAATTAACTTCATTATGTTAATTATAACTGTAATAATTAACAGAGGTAATATTCCTTACGTAAATTGCAACCATAAGCATTGCTGACGTAGAAGAAGGAAAAGGAAAATCTACCAACAGATGAATCCATAGTTGTCAACAATGCTTTAAAAAGTTGCAACAACGActacaatatataaaaaaagtaaataacaaaagaaaaaaaaataaacattacttGGTAACAAATTTCTGCGGATCTCACCAAATCCGCAAATGTTTATTTCGCAGAAATTTCTTCTGCAAATAATGTGTAATTCTAAGGTATCTAACGAAGACATAAATAATCGTTAGTAATTACTTAATATTTAGAATATATAAGAATTGGTTGACTTTACCAAAGATAaacacttttattttatttt
This window contains:
- the LOC130645765 gene encoding uncharacterized protein LOC130645765 — its product is MSGNLRERFFSFFLLAVIVREIAASCTTSEGGLTIQCSDEISGKDVSLKVEVEPCKDKPTIALEMKVAGVTFKGDFDASVSIPVPNLTIFNAGWYIVIDMTKDNDYLKLSITLKLKGLGLFFVPTSVKILQRSVPVDCNDLEAWWNSMSLLEKIFVLVGSFVVWVASIVFCCCCHRSRSSNNVQQPAPITEDTSTVFYVSGEVQMPPQSQIITQQS